TCGTCGAGCACCTTCGTCCCAGCGAACGCCAGGTTACGCTGCTCTGGGCGGTGTTTATCGGGCTGGCCGGCGCCCTGACCTCAGACGGGTTTCGCAAGGCCGCCGACCTCGTAACGGAGTTTCTGACGGGTTCAACGCATTCGTCGATCCAGACGTTCGGCCGCCTGCCCTGGTGGCAACGGTTGCTGGTCCCTGCGTTCGGGGGTTTGCTTGCCGGCACAACTTTGTGGATCGGGAACCGGCTCCTGGCTTCGATCCGGCAGAAATCCACGACCGACTACATGGAAGCCGTAGTGATCGGCAACGGGCGCATCTCCGCGAGCGCCACCCTGGTGAAGACGTTGTCCGCACTTTTTTCGATCAGCAGCGGAGCGTCAATCGGGCGTGAGGGGCCTCTGGTGCAGCTATCAACGCTCATCGCTTCGGTGATCGGCCAGTCGCGGCAGTTCCCCGTGCCACGGCGCCGCCAACTGGTGGCCTGCGGGGCCGCGGCCGGGATTGCCAGCGCGTACAACGCGCCGATTGCCGGTGCGTTCTTCGTCTCGGAAATCGTGCTTGGTACCGTGGTGGTCGATTCGCTCGGACCCCTCATCCTGGCCTCGGTCGTCGCGACGTTTACGACCCGCGCCATCCATGGCAACGCCGCGCTCTACCAGTCGGCCGACCTCGACCTGCACACGCGTTGGGAGGCCCTGCCCCTGACGCTGATGGGGATCATACTCGGCTTCCTTGCCCCGGTTTACCTGCGAATTTTGCGCAAGACGGAACGCCTTTTTACCAGGTTTACCGTGCCGGTGGCCGTGAAAATGGCGCTAAGCGGGGCCGCGGTTGGCGTGATCGCCGTCTTCTTTCCAGATGTGTGCGGCAACGGCCAGAACCTTATCCGCTCCCTTTTTCACCAAAACTGGCTTTGGGACACTGTCCTGACGCTGGTTCTCGCCAAGCTGGCGGCCACGCTCATCACCTTCGGCTCCGGCGCGGTAGGCGGCGTCTTTACCCCGACCCTTTTTATCGGCGCGGCGGCCGGAGTGCTTTACGGCCAGACGGTCCTCTATCTGGCGCCCCAGCTTCAGCCTGACCCGACAATCTACGGGTTGGTCGGAATGGGCGCGTTTCTGGCCGCGACCACCGGTGCCCCATTAATGGCGATTCTCATGGTCTTTGAACTGACCCTGAGTTACGGGATTGTACCATTTCTGATGGTCGCCTGCGTGCTCGGTTACTACTGCAGCAGCATCTTCGAACGCCGGTTTCTGTATGGCGAATCCCTGGAGCGAAAAGGTGCGGCCTTCTTCAGCCGGCA
This genomic stretch from Verrucomicrobiota bacterium harbors:
- a CDS encoding ClcB-like voltage-gated chloride channel protein — encoded protein: MGATRASRAGLALSPRLRALLRLKLWVVEHLRPSERQVTLLWAVFIGLAGALTSDGFRKAADLVTEFLTGSTHSSIQTFGRLPWWQRLLVPAFGGLLAGTTLWIGNRLLASIRQKSTTDYMEAVVIGNGRISASATLVKTLSALFSISSGASIGREGPLVQLSTLIASVIGQSRQFPVPRRRQLVACGAAAGIASAYNAPIAGAFFVSEIVLGTVVVDSLGPLILASVVATFTTRAIHGNAALYQSADLDLHTRWEALPLTLMGIILGFLAPVYLRILRKTERLFTRFTVPVAVKMALSGAAVGVIAVFFPDVCGNGQNLIRSLFHQNWLWDTVLTLVLAKLAATLITFGSGAVGGVFTPTLFIGAAAGVLYGQTVLYLAPQLQPDPTIYGLVGMGAFLAATTGAPLMAILMVFELTLSYGIVPFLMVACVLGYYCSSIFERRFLYGESLERKGAAFFSRQLADLNLLDLIRKDPITLGKSASFAEVARTFVQHRFQHVYIVDEDRRLLGAVSLHDVKTFLDRPELETVVIAADIMVEDFPRIFPDQGLSETLQKFADTQSERLPVVDSLHSQRLIGSVSKTDIILHLAGDSTKKMPQMTTVTGGE